The proteins below are encoded in one region of Mya arenaria isolate MELC-2E11 chromosome 15, ASM2691426v1:
- the LOC128220658 gene encoding uncharacterized protein LOC128220658, which translates to MMQLCVSFRICVWVAIYCGQEGANVGAKEGEKEEEEEEEEEEEEEEEEEEEEEEEEGEKEGERRRRGRRKRMSKRWRKGRSKGRGKIRSKRRRKEGAKRERQKEQKKE; encoded by the exons ATGATGCAGTTATGTGTTTCTTTTCGGATCTGTGTTTGGGTTGCCATTTAttg TGGCCAAGAAGGAGCAAATGTTGGAGCAAAAGAAggagaaaaagaagaagaagaagaagaagaagaagaagaagaagaagaagaagaagaagaagaagaagaagaagaagaagaaggtgaaaAAGAAGGAGAAAGAAGGAGAAGAGGAAGGAGAAAAAGAATGAGCAAAAGATGGAGAAAAGGAAGGAGCAAAGGAAGGGGCAAAATAAGGAGCAAAAGAAGGAGAAAAGAAGGAGCAAAAAGGGAGCGACAGAAGGAGCAAAAGAAGGAGTAA